A region from the Flavobacteriales bacterium genome encodes:
- a CDS encoding MotA/TolQ/ExbB proton channel family protein, with amino-acid sequence MSSEQKSGKGSSLFVAIVFPLCLIICVCIYMFVFGNPKNFEGYDPNMTPEQLEEVVMKNHPVKDGAAHTFGLIHKGGFIVPILMTVVLIVIVFSVERFITIAKAKGKGRIDQFIIDVRKSLAIDRVDEAIALCDTQKGSVANVMRSGLEKYSTVLRDGSMDKETKINTVKQELEEATALELPMLSKNLVILSTCASIATLLGLIGTVLGMIRAFSALATAGTPDASALSTGISEALINTALGISGSCIAIIMYNYFSTRIDAITHGIDEAGFSVTQTLANHKA; translated from the coding sequence ATGAGCAGCGAACAGAAATCCGGGAAAGGCTCCAGCCTCTTTGTGGCCATCGTCTTCCCCCTTTGCCTCATCATCTGCGTTTGCATTTACATGTTCGTCTTCGGCAACCCGAAGAACTTCGAAGGGTACGACCCGAACATGACGCCTGAGCAGTTGGAGGAGGTCGTGATGAAGAACCACCCGGTGAAGGACGGGGCTGCCCACACGTTCGGCCTCATCCACAAGGGCGGTTTCATCGTGCCCATCCTCATGACGGTGGTGCTGATCGTGATCGTGTTCAGCGTGGAGCGCTTCATCACCATCGCCAAGGCCAAGGGCAAGGGCCGCATCGACCAGTTCATCATCGACGTGCGCAAGAGCCTGGCCATCGACCGCGTGGACGAGGCCATTGCCCTGTGCGACACGCAGAAAGGCAGCGTGGCCAACGTGATGCGCAGCGGTCTGGAGAAGTACTCCACCGTGCTCCGCGACGGCAGCATGGACAAGGAGACGAAGATCAACACCGTGAAGCAGGAACTGGAAGAGGCCACCGCCTTGGAGTTGCCAATGCTCAGCAAGAACCTGGTGATCTTGAGCACCTGCGCCAGCATCGCCACGCTGTTGGGTCTGATCGGTACCGTGTTGGGGATGATCCGCGCGTTCAGCGCACTGGCCACCGCCGGTACGCCCGACGCCAGTGCACTGTCCACCGGTATCTCCGAGGCCCTCATCAACACGGCCCTCGGTATCAGCGGCTCGTGCATCGCCATCATCATGTACAACTACTTCAGCACGCGCATCGACGCCATCACCCACGGCATCGACGAGGCGGGCTTCAGTGTGACGCAAACCCTGGCCAATCACAAAGCCTGA
- a CDS encoding nucleotide exchange factor GrpE has product MSEKAENGQATAGENVIVNEAAQQAAAMADELGHASEAAAEHTMVEPDNALVSEVEKLKAENASLNDKLLRLHAEFDNMRKRSAKERVELIAFAGENVLKNIIPVVDDMERAIAHNANVEDIKAVKEGFHLIHGKLLHILGAQGVRPMTDVKGQPFDVDKHEAITKAPAPSDDLKGRVLDVVESGYTLHDKVVRYAKVVVGE; this is encoded by the coding sequence ATGTCCGAGAAAGCGGAAAACGGCCAAGCCACGGCCGGTGAGAACGTCATTGTGAACGAGGCCGCCCAACAAGCCGCCGCCATGGCCGACGAACTGGGCCACGCCAGCGAGGCCGCCGCCGAGCACACCATGGTGGAGCCCGACAACGCCTTGGTTTCCGAGGTGGAAAAGCTGAAGGCCGAGAACGCCAGCCTCAACGACAAGCTCCTGCGCCTGCACGCCGAGTTCGACAACATGCGCAAGCGCAGCGCGAAGGAGCGCGTGGAGCTGATCGCCTTCGCCGGCGAGAACGTGTTGAAGAACATCATCCCTGTGGTGGACGATATGGAACGCGCCATCGCCCACAACGCCAATGTCGAGGACATCAAAGCGGTGAAGGAGGGTTTCCATCTGATCCACGGCAAACTGCTGCACATCCTTGGTGCGCAAGGCGTGCGGCCCATGACCGACGTGAAGGGCCAGCCCTTCGACGTGGACAAGCACGAAGCCATTACGAAGGCCCCCGCACCCAGCGACGACCTGAAGGGCCGCGTGCTGGACGTGGTGGAAAGCGGATACACCCTCCACGACAAGGTGGTGCGCTACGCCAAGGTGGTGGTGGGCGAATGA
- the dnaJ gene encoding molecular chaperone DnaJ, with the protein MSKKDPYDVLGVGRNATADEIKKAYRQQAIKWHPDKNPGDKAAEEKFKEAASAYEILSDPEKKAKYDRFGHQAPGGFGGGGGYSGGGMNMEDIFSQFGDIFGGAFGGGGGFSGFGRGGGQRVVKGSNLRVRMKLTLEEIATGVEKQLKLQKLVRGKGSEFGTCSTCKGQGQVTRVQSTFLGHMQTVTTCPACGGLGKSVSKRAPGSDENGMVREESTVSVRIPAGVEEGMQLNISGMGNEAPMGGVPGDLLVVIEEEDHHELKRDGQHLHHEVFISMVDAALGASIEVPLVSGKAKVKVEPGTQSNHTLRLRGKGLPSVNGHGTGDLFVHVAVWTPTDLSKAEREALEKLRNSPGFQPKPTAKDKGFFERVKEMFGN; encoded by the coding sequence ATGAGCAAGAAAGACCCGTACGACGTCCTTGGCGTAGGCCGCAACGCCACGGCCGACGAGATCAAGAAGGCCTACCGCCAACAGGCCATCAAATGGCACCCTGACAAGAACCCGGGCGACAAAGCGGCGGAGGAGAAGTTCAAGGAGGCCGCATCGGCGTACGAGATCCTCAGCGATCCCGAGAAGAAGGCCAAGTACGACCGCTTCGGGCACCAAGCCCCGGGCGGCTTCGGCGGTGGTGGCGGCTACAGCGGTGGCGGCATGAACATGGAGGACATCTTCAGCCAGTTCGGCGACATCTTCGGTGGTGCGTTCGGCGGCGGCGGTGGGTTCTCCGGTTTCGGGCGCGGTGGCGGACAACGCGTGGTGAAGGGCAGCAACCTGCGCGTGCGCATGAAGCTGACCTTGGAAGAGATCGCCACCGGCGTGGAGAAGCAGTTGAAGCTGCAGAAGCTGGTGCGCGGCAAGGGCAGCGAATTCGGTACGTGCAGCACCTGCAAAGGCCAGGGCCAAGTGACGCGTGTGCAGAGCACCTTCCTCGGCCACATGCAGACCGTTACGACCTGTCCGGCTTGTGGCGGTTTGGGCAAGAGCGTGAGCAAACGCGCGCCCGGCAGCGACGAGAACGGCATGGTGCGCGAGGAGAGCACGGTGAGCGTGCGCATCCCGGCCGGCGTGGAGGAAGGCATGCAGCTCAACATCAGCGGCATGGGCAACGAGGCCCCGATGGGCGGCGTGCCCGGCGACCTGCTGGTGGTGATCGAGGAAGAAGACCACCACGAACTGAAGCGCGATGGCCAGCACTTGCACCACGAAGTCTTCATCAGCATGGTGGACGCCGCCTTGGGCGCCAGCATCGAAGTGCCCCTGGTGAGCGGCAAGGCCAAGGTGAAGGTGGAGCCCGGCACGCAGAGCAACCACACGTTGCGCCTGCGCGGCAAAGGACTACCGAGCGTCAATGGTCATGGCACGGGCGATCTCTTCGTGCATGTGGCCGTGTGGACGCCCACCGACCTGAGCAAAGCCGAGCGCGAAGCATTGGAGAAACTGCGCAACAGCCCAGGCTTTCAGCCCAAGCCCACCGCCAAGGACAAGGGCTTCTTCGAGCGGGTGAAGGAGATGTTCGGGAATTGA
- a CDS encoding sodium:solute symporter, with protein sequence MHPLDWTILLATLGFIVGYGVWKTRRTNTVDRYLRGDNEDRWWAVMLSVMATQASAITFLSTPGQGFLDGMGFVQFYFGLPLAMIVIAFVFIPLFYKWNVYTAYEFIGKRFDQKTRLLTAILFLVQRGLSTGITIYAPSIVLSTMLGWPLGWTCVFIGALVILYTTTGGAKAVGVTHKQQMAVMFGGLFVAFGCIVYQLRDVASFGESMALAGAMGKLNVINLSWDPKEKYTLWSGLIGGFFLQLSYFGTDQSQVQRYLSGQTPQQARNGLLMNGLLKIPMQFFILLIGVMVFVFYLFTPAPVHWNKANVEDLTTEAQRARRSTEENASVVSAETWRAADAVEAMHAQNAAALAGYANDWVESPEGSRPTINQQLSTALERDKSLREEYRELVKANVPGSEPNDKDYIFISYIMDHMPVGIVGLLLAMIFCAGMGSTSSQLSALATTTTVDILHKSGTGAEHVKATKWATVAFGVLALCFAAVFSLFENLIQAVNILGSLFYGTILGIFLLAFFVKWVRGTAVFIAGSVVQVLVAVHFVLDRYNVFAVKDADGVLHDPLEIAFLWYNLLAPAIVIGLALLLQAALPQQRPVAQA encoded by the coding sequence GTGCACCCCCTCGACTGGACCATCCTCCTCGCCACCCTCGGCTTCATCGTGGGCTATGGCGTATGGAAGACGCGGCGGACCAACACCGTTGACCGCTACCTGCGCGGCGACAACGAAGACCGCTGGTGGGCCGTGATGCTGAGCGTGATGGCCACGCAGGCCAGCGCCATCACCTTCCTCAGCACGCCCGGTCAGGGTTTTCTGGACGGCATGGGTTTCGTGCAATTCTACTTCGGCCTGCCGCTGGCGATGATCGTCATCGCCTTCGTGTTCATCCCGCTCTTCTACAAGTGGAACGTGTATACGGCGTACGAGTTCATCGGCAAACGCTTCGACCAGAAAACGCGACTGCTCACCGCCATCCTCTTCCTTGTCCAACGCGGGCTATCGACCGGCATCACCATCTACGCGCCAAGCATCGTGCTCAGCACCATGCTCGGTTGGCCGCTGGGCTGGACGTGCGTGTTCATCGGCGCACTGGTGATCCTGTACACCACCACGGGCGGTGCCAAGGCCGTGGGCGTAACGCACAAGCAACAGATGGCCGTGATGTTCGGTGGGCTGTTCGTGGCGTTCGGCTGCATCGTTTACCAGTTGCGCGATGTGGCCAGCTTCGGTGAGAGCATGGCGCTGGCCGGTGCGATGGGCAAGCTCAACGTGATCAACCTCTCGTGGGACCCGAAGGAGAAGTACACGCTGTGGAGCGGGTTGATCGGCGGGTTCTTCCTGCAGCTGTCCTACTTCGGCACGGACCAGAGCCAGGTGCAGCGCTACCTCAGTGGGCAAACGCCACAGCAGGCGCGCAACGGCCTGCTCATGAACGGCCTGCTGAAGATCCCAATGCAGTTCTTCATCCTCCTGATCGGTGTGATGGTCTTCGTTTTTTACCTGTTCACGCCGGCGCCGGTGCATTGGAATAAGGCGAACGTGGAAGACCTTACCACAGAGGCACAGAGAGCACGGAGGAGCACAGAGGAGAATGCAAGCGTCGTGAGCGCCGAGACTTGGAGAGCGGCGGACGCCGTGGAGGCGATGCACGCGCAGAATGCGGCTGCCTTGGCGGGCTACGCAAACGATTGGGTTGAGTCGCCGGAAGGCAGCCGACCAACCATCAACCAACAACTATCAACCGCCCTCGAACGCGACAAGTCGCTGCGGGAAGAGTACCGGGAGCTGGTGAAGGCGAACGTTCCCGGTTCGGAGCCGAACGACAAGGACTACATCTTCATCAGCTACATTATGGACCACATGCCGGTGGGCATCGTGGGCTTGTTGCTGGCGATGATCTTCTGTGCGGGCATGGGCAGTACGAGCTCGCAGCTCAGCGCGCTGGCCACCACGACAACGGTGGATATCCTCCACAAGAGCGGAACAGGCGCGGAGCATGTGAAGGCCACCAAGTGGGCCACGGTTGCGTTCGGTGTGCTGGCACTTTGTTTCGCCGCCGTGTTCTCGTTGTTCGAGAACCTGATCCAAGCGGTGAACATCCTCGGTTCGCTGTTCTACGGCACCATCCTGGGGATCTTCCTGCTGGCCTTCTTCGTGAAGTGGGTGCGTGGAACGGCGGTGTTCATCGCCGGATCAGTAGTGCAGGTGCTCGTGGCTGTGCACTTCGTGCTCGATCGCTACAACGTGTTCGCCGTGAAGGATGCCGATGGAGTGCTGCACGACCCGCTGGAGATCGCCTTCCTGTGGTACAACCTTCTTGCACCGGCCATTGTGATCGGACTGGCCTTGCTGCTGCAGGCGGCCTTACCGCAACAGCGTCCTGTCGCGCAGGCTTAA
- a CDS encoding four helix bundle protein has product MERKYDIEERCIAFAAAVVKHTDNMPNTRSGNHLAGQLLRSGTAPALHYGEVQGAESPRDFIHKMSVALKELRESQSNLRVQVLAGTMDAGHADHAWLIKECGELVAIFTASVKTAERNNPRK; this is encoded by the coding sequence ATGGAACGGAAGTACGATATTGAAGAGAGGTGCATTGCGTTCGCAGCGGCAGTGGTGAAGCACACGGACAACATGCCGAACACCAGATCCGGGAACCACCTCGCAGGGCAACTGCTGAGAAGTGGAACGGCGCCTGCGCTGCACTACGGCGAAGTACAAGGCGCCGAGTCGCCGCGCGACTTCATCCATAAAATGAGCGTGGCGCTCAAAGAGCTGCGCGAATCCCAGAGCAATCTGCGTGTGCAGGTCTTGGCGGGCACGATGGACGCGGGCCATGCTGACCACGCTTGGCTGATCAAGGAATGCGGTGAACTGGTGGCCATCTTCACCGCAAGCGTGAAGACCGCCGAGCGCAACAACCCGCGCAAGTAA
- a CDS encoding PIG-L family deacetylase, with protein sequence MHFRPLLALTFLLGTAPVAVAQRPPAQPNAAEILHKMQKLNVLGSVLYIVAHPDDENTRLIAWLANGKKVRTGNLSLTRGDGGQNLIGPELGDALGIIRTQELLEARRIDGGEQFFTRAVDFGYSKSAAESFEKWGKQEVLSDVVRVIRMFRPDIIITRFAPDRSAGHGHHEASAILAEEAFDLAGDPKAFPEQLQQGLEVWQPRRLLFNGSTWWKKDLADIAKNDPDWFSVDVGGYDPLLGLSYTEIAGRSRSMHKSQGFGAAETRGELLEYLKFIKGDRPKTKDIFEGIDMTWGDLGEQRIGLAIDSLVDSFDPKHPEASLPRLYRMRGESDPLLANEVLRILGNSPGDTSEALSAIRRTSQGKQALLARRWDKHEALDPLILACAGISFEGLCDQPYISTSGRIVVSGLLRTASKGIRFQGAALAGEISSNVNDELIQNQVSRDTIEFRTDQIRRAGSCCEGANKGRTAYLYEAMSPAERVSASLESWLFLSYGFSAGQNRFFGGFSRPYYKWVDRVDGERIRPVYVTPVASVIPRTDVLIARGGPQEVVVEVEALTDSLVGQVNVTLPEGWATTKDLKLVNIAKRNERQRFTYQLIPGANAKAGAVKFEFSGPKGKADRTLHEIDYPHIMPQVYYTPAEVKLVPLDVKATAKRVGYIKGAGDDVPQAMEQLGVVVEFIEPASAKLEELRKYDAIVTGIRAYNATKGMKELHPLLLQYAEQGGTLIVQYNTTPRFFSGASDFQIDPATLGPHPFTISRGRVTVEEAPPTFLDPKHPLLNTPNTITAADFDGWVQERGLYFASDFGTHYTPLIAWNDPGEDPLTGGLITCDWGKGRYVYTGISFFRQLPAGVPGAYRLFANLISGRVK encoded by the coding sequence ATGCACTTTCGTCCCCTGCTCGCGCTTACTTTCCTCCTGGGCACAGCACCTGTAGCAGTCGCCCAACGCCCCCCCGCACAACCCAACGCCGCTGAGATCCTGCACAAGATGCAGAAGCTCAACGTGCTCGGCAGCGTGCTCTACATCGTTGCCCACCCCGATGACGAGAACACCCGCCTGATCGCGTGGTTGGCCAACGGCAAGAAAGTGCGCACCGGCAACCTGAGCCTTACGCGCGGCGATGGCGGCCAGAACCTCATCGGCCCCGAACTGGGCGACGCGCTCGGCATCATCCGCACGCAAGAGCTTTTGGAGGCGCGCCGCATTGACGGTGGCGAGCAGTTCTTCACCCGCGCGGTGGACTTCGGCTACAGCAAGAGCGCCGCGGAGAGTTTTGAGAAGTGGGGCAAGCAGGAAGTGCTGAGCGATGTGGTGCGCGTGATCCGGATGTTCCGGCCGGACATCATCATCACGCGGTTCGCGCCTGACCGGTCAGCGGGGCATGGCCACCACGAGGCCAGTGCCATCCTCGCCGAGGAAGCCTTCGACCTGGCCGGTGACCCCAAGGCCTTCCCCGAGCAGTTGCAGCAAGGCTTGGAAGTGTGGCAGCCGCGCCGCCTCCTCTTCAACGGCAGCACCTGGTGGAAGAAGGACCTGGCCGACATCGCCAAGAACGACCCCGACTGGTTCAGCGTTGACGTGGGCGGCTACGATCCGCTGCTGGGCCTCAGCTACACGGAGATCGCCGGGCGCAGCCGCAGCATGCACAAGAGCCAGGGCTTCGGTGCCGCCGAAACGCGTGGCGAGCTGCTCGAGTACCTCAAATTCATCAAAGGAGACCGGCCTAAGACCAAGGACATTTTCGAAGGAATCGATATGACGTGGGGTGATCTCGGTGAACAGCGGATAGGACTTGCGATTGACTCCCTTGTTGACTCGTTCGACCCGAAACACCCAGAGGCCAGCCTACCCCGGCTGTACCGCATGCGTGGCGAGAGCGATCCCTTGCTGGCCAATGAAGTCTTGCGAATACTTGGCAATTCACCGGGCGACACTTCTGAGGCTCTATCAGCAATAAGAAGGACCTCGCAAGGCAAGCAAGCTTTACTCGCACGTAGATGGGACAAGCATGAGGCCTTGGATCCTTTGATTCTGGCATGTGCGGGTATCAGCTTCGAGGGCCTATGCGACCAGCCGTACATCAGCACATCAGGCCGCATCGTTGTTTCTGGGTTGTTACGAACGGCCTCAAAGGGTATTCGATTCCAAGGGGCTGCTCTTGCGGGTGAGATCTCTTCCAATGTCAACGATGAACTCATCCAAAACCAAGTCTCGCGCGACACGATAGAGTTCAGGACCGACCAGATCCGTCGCGCCGGAAGCTGCTGCGAGGGAGCGAACAAAGGGCGAACCGCGTATTTGTACGAGGCGATGAGTCCCGCAGAGCGGGTCTCCGCGTCGCTCGAATCTTGGTTGTTCTTGAGCTATGGCTTTTCGGCTGGGCAGAATCGATTTTTCGGTGGCTTTTCCCGACCTTACTACAAATGGGTCGACCGAGTTGATGGCGAACGCATCCGCCCGGTGTACGTCACGCCCGTGGCCTCCGTGATCCCGAGAACCGATGTGCTCATTGCACGCGGGGGCCCGCAGGAAGTGGTGGTGGAAGTCGAGGCGCTGACGGACAGCCTTGTGGGCCAGGTGAACGTGACCTTGCCCGAAGGATGGGCCACAACGAAGGACCTGAAGCTTGTGAACATCGCCAAGCGCAACGAGCGGCAGCGGTTCACTTATCAGCTGATCCCGGGTGCCAATGCGAAAGCGGGTGCCGTGAAGTTCGAGTTCTCCGGTCCGAAGGGCAAGGCCGACCGCACCCTGCACGAGATCGACTATCCGCACATCATGCCGCAGGTGTACTACACGCCCGCCGAGGTGAAGCTGGTGCCGCTGGACGTCAAAGCCACCGCCAAACGCGTGGGCTACATCAAGGGCGCGGGCGATGATGTGCCGCAGGCCATGGAGCAGCTCGGTGTGGTCGTCGAATTCATCGAGCCCGCTTCAGCCAAGTTGGAAGAACTGCGGAAGTACGACGCAATCGTCACCGGCATCCGCGCCTACAATGCCACCAAGGGGATGAAGGAACTGCACCCGCTGCTGTTGCAATACGCGGAGCAAGGCGGCACGCTCATCGTGCAGTACAACACCACGCCGCGCTTCTTCTCCGGCGCCAGCGATTTCCAGATCGATCCGGCCACGCTGGGACCACATCCGTTCACCATCAGTCGCGGTCGTGTCACAGTGGAGGAAGCGCCGCCCACTTTCCTCGACCCCAAGCACCCGCTGCTCAATACACCCAACACCATCACCGCCGCCGACTTCGATGGCTGGGTGCAGGAACGTGGTCTCTACTTCGCCAGCGACTTCGGTACCCACTACACACCGCTGATCGCGTGGAACGATCCCGGCGAAGACCCGCTTACCGGCGGCCTAATCACCTGCGACTGGGGCAAAGGCCGGTACGTGTACACCGGCATCAGCTTCTTCCGCCAGCTGCCGGCGGGCGTGCCGGGTGCGTATCGGCTGTTCGCGAATTTGATATCGGGAAGGGTGAAATGA
- a CDS encoding four helix bundle protein, giving the protein MKDFKKLEIWQLGMSIADRVYAVFEELPWQTTMKLKDQATAAAVSIPSNIAEGNSRRSEKDKYRFQEIALGSAFELQTQLLLVEMRGWLPTGRLTELLADVELEQKKLQAFMATLNR; this is encoded by the coding sequence ATGAAGGACTTCAAGAAACTTGAGATATGGCAGCTAGGAATGAGCATCGCTGATCGCGTGTATGCCGTGTTCGAGGAGCTCCCGTGGCAGACGACCATGAAGCTGAAGGACCAAGCGACGGCTGCTGCGGTTTCGATCCCGTCCAACATTGCTGAAGGCAATTCGCGCCGGAGCGAAAAGGACAAATACCGCTTTCAAGAGATAGCGCTGGGCTCTGCCTTCGAGCTGCAGACGCAACTGCTGCTGGTTGAAATGCGCGGCTGGCTGCCCACAGGCCGATTGACCGAGCTCCTTGCCGATGTTGAACTCGAGCAGAAGAAGCTTCAAGCCTTCATGGCCACTCTGAACCGTTGA
- the sppA gene encoding signal peptide peptidase SppA: MGQFFKFMFASMLGTLIIGVVLIFIFIVALVSSLASFGDSSSFGSGKPTKVQDNSILHITLDQEIVDRGSDQDINFNFGPFKGSGKQGLNDILASIEKAADDDRIKAIFLDLTMVPAGMATMHEIREELKEFKAASGKPVVAFADYYTQRTYYMASVADEVYLTPQGGLDFRGLRSEYMFFKGMFEKLDIDVQFIRGSNNKFKSFGEVFTESEMSAANSKQTQELIDGIWDTYLATVAPDRKMDAAKLDGIAENLQVRRAEDAVSTGMIDGAKYRDEVLVILRTKAGLEAGKEINFVELGKYKKVFVKRKATTDSTSTGNAKDRIAVVYAEGDIIDGESTDGSIGSTTLSAAIREAREDSSIKALVLRVNSPGGSGLASDVIWREVELAKQRMPVVVSMGDVAASGGYYISCGADKIYAEPTTITGSIGVFGIIPNMQGFFNNKLGITFDGEQTNKYAGMMTTSRALTEEEKLIIQGYVDDFYNTFKKRVSDGRTRAGVAAMNEAMVDSVGQGRVWTGVAAKQNGLVDELGGLEDAIAKAKELAGLPASTKAKNFPEEEDFFKQLMEELNVEAKSSMTKQVLGDDAETAALLKRITEVKRMSGLQARMPFELSIY, translated from the coding sequence ATGGGACAGTTCTTCAAATTCATGTTCGCCAGCATGCTCGGCACCCTCATCATCGGGGTGGTGCTCATCTTCATCTTCATTGTAGCCTTGGTGAGCAGCCTGGCCAGTTTCGGCGACAGCAGTTCGTTCGGTAGCGGCAAACCCACCAAGGTGCAGGACAACAGCATCCTGCACATCACCCTCGATCAGGAGATCGTGGACCGCGGCAGCGATCAGGACATCAACTTCAACTTCGGTCCGTTCAAGGGCAGCGGCAAGCAGGGCTTGAACGACATCCTGGCCAGCATTGAGAAAGCCGCCGATGACGATCGCATCAAGGCCATCTTCCTCGATCTGACCATGGTGCCCGCCGGAATGGCCACCATGCACGAGATCCGTGAGGAGCTGAAGGAATTCAAAGCAGCTAGTGGCAAGCCCGTTGTGGCCTTCGCCGACTACTACACGCAACGCACCTACTACATGGCCAGCGTGGCCGATGAGGTTTACCTGACGCCCCAAGGCGGCCTCGACTTCCGTGGCCTGCGCAGCGAGTACATGTTCTTCAAGGGCATGTTCGAGAAGCTTGATATCGATGTGCAGTTCATCCGTGGCAGCAACAACAAGTTCAAGAGCTTCGGCGAGGTGTTCACCGAAAGCGAGATGAGCGCCGCCAACAGCAAGCAGACCCAAGAGCTCATCGATGGCATTTGGGACACTTACCTGGCCACCGTGGCGCCCGACCGGAAAATGGACGCCGCCAAGCTCGATGGTATCGCCGAGAACCTTCAGGTGCGCCGCGCCGAGGACGCCGTCTCCACAGGTATGATCGACGGTGCCAAGTACCGCGATGAAGTGCTCGTCATCCTGCGCACCAAAGCCGGGCTCGAGGCTGGCAAGGAGATCAACTTCGTTGAGCTGGGCAAGTACAAGAAGGTCTTTGTGAAGCGCAAGGCCACGACCGACAGCACGTCAACCGGCAACGCCAAGGACCGCATTGCCGTGGTGTATGCCGAGGGCGATATCATCGACGGCGAGAGCACCGACGGCAGCATCGGCAGCACCACGCTGAGCGCCGCCATCCGCGAGGCCCGCGAGGACAGCAGCATCAAGGCGCTGGTGCTCCGTGTGAACAGCCCCGGCGGCAGCGGCTTGGCCAGCGACGTCATCTGGCGAGAGGTGGAACTGGCCAAGCAGCGCATGCCCGTAGTGGTGAGCATGGGCGATGTGGCCGCCAGCGGTGGGTACTACATCAGCTGCGGCGCCGACAAGATCTACGCGGAGCCTACCACCATCACCGGCAGCATCGGCGTGTTCGGCATCATCCCCAACATGCAAGGTTTCTTCAACAACAAGCTCGGCATCACCTTCGATGGCGAACAGACCAACAAGTACGCCGGCATGATGACCACCAGCCGCGCGCTCACCGAGGAGGAGAAGCTCATCATCCAAGGCTACGTGGATGACTTCTACAACACCTTCAAGAAGCGCGTGAGCGATGGTCGCACGCGCGCCGGTGTGGCCGCGATGAACGAAGCCATGGTGGACAGCGTGGGCCAAGGCCGCGTATGGACCGGCGTGGCCGCGAAGCAGAACGGCCTGGTGGACGAGCTGGGCGGCCTGGAGGACGCCATCGCCAAGGCGAAGGAACTAGCAGGACTTCCGGCGAGCACCAAGGCCAAGAACTTCCCCGAAGAGGAGGACTTCTTCAAGCAGTTGATGGAGGAACTGAACGTGGAAGCCAAGTCCAGCATGACGAAACAAGTCCTGGGCGACGATGCCGAAACAGCGGCGTTGCTCAAGCGCATTACAGAGGTGAAACGCATGAGCGGTCTGCAGGCACGTATGCCGTTCGAGCTGTCGATCTACTAG